In the genome of Elusimicrobiota bacterium, one region contains:
- a CDS encoding thymidylate synthase, with protein sequence MVTDVKQTGNIPVFMVEGANLPEAWEKAVLKVWSQGESVRTEYDKPGDPPSKDCTMMMVVNDPYAEPRIHKAFPGGLDDLEVYRQEVVNGVHDHWIKPEEGKWTYTYHQRLFAYEIEGKVVNQIDYVVNRLSKAGHSRRAQAITWNVKTDAPTEDPPCLQRIWFRMSPDDKGGMVLNMNTHWRSRDAFKAAFMNIFALTDLFKIVAERISKNIGKPVKVGRYVDIADSFHIYGSYFKELDRFMDTIKNRSWEDRTWNSEFAEPFFEDGKKRLENEKTGK encoded by the coding sequence ATGGTTACAGATGTTAAACAAACAGGTAACATCCCGGTATTTATGGTTGAAGGCGCTAACTTGCCGGAAGCATGGGAGAAAGCTGTATTAAAAGTATGGTCTCAAGGAGAATCTGTCCGCACGGAGTATGATAAACCAGGTGACCCGCCAAGTAAGGATTGTACAATGATGATGGTGGTAAACGACCCGTATGCCGAGCCAAGGATTCATAAAGCGTTCCCCGGCGGGCTTGATGACCTCGAGGTTTACCGCCAGGAAGTGGTTAATGGCGTGCATGATCATTGGATCAAACCTGAGGAAGGGAAATGGACTTATACATACCACCAGCGCTTGTTTGCTTATGAAATTGAAGGTAAGGTGGTTAACCAGATTGATTATGTAGTTAACCGGTTATCCAAAGCCGGGCATTCACGACGCGCACAGGCGATTACCTGGAATGTAAAAACTGATGCTCCGACCGAGGATCCGCCTTGTTTACAGCGTATATGGTTCCGTATGTCGCCCGATGATAAAGGCGGGATGGTGCTTAATATGAATACGCATTGGCGGTCACGTGATGCGTTTAAGGCTGCGTTTATGAATATCTTTGCGTTAACCGATCTTTTTAAGATCGTTGCGGAGCGTATAAGTAAGAATATAGGTAAACCTGTAAAAGTCGGGAGGTATGTTGATATTGCTGATAGTTTTCATATTTACGGGTCATATTTCAAAGAACTTGACCGGTTTATGGATACTATAAAAAACCGTTCATGGGAAGACCGTACGTGGAACAGCGAGTTTGCGGAACCGTTTTTTGAGGATGGGAAGAAACGGTTAGAAAATGAAAAGACGGGGAAGTAG